A part of Setaria viridis chromosome 8, Setaria_viridis_v4.0, whole genome shotgun sequence genomic DNA contains:
- the LOC117834379 gene encoding uncharacterized protein, which yields MDFNFTRLQPYEEPFYAIVPGKCSYPIGQVVLPVTFGMPNNYRTEHLTFDMANFKTSYHTIFGRPMLTRFMVILHDTYLIIKMLAPNDVLSVYGDVKTSYRCDTEAVQLTKALDYSAKATAILIKA from the coding sequence ATGGACTTTAACTTCACACGGCTCCAACCCTATGAAGAGCCCTTCTACGCCATCGTGCCCGGAAAATGCTCCTATCCTATTGGCCAAGTTGTTTTGCCGGTCACCTTTGGCATGCCCAACAACTACCGCACAGAGCACCTCACCTTTGACATggccaacttcaagacttcATACCACACCATCTTTGGTAGGCCCATGCTGACGAGGTTTATGGTGATCCTGCACGACACctacctcatcatcaagatgtTGGCTCCAAATGATGTCCTCTCCGTCTACGGCGATGTCAAGACTTCGTACAGGTGCGACACGGAGGCAGTACAGCTCACTAAAGCCCTTGACTACTCAGCCAAGGCCACCGCCATTCTCATCAAGGCCTag
- the LOC117833620 gene encoding uncharacterized protein isoform X1 → MHEGTAGSIPKFGEWKASDGGSPYTMYFENARKRRNNSGITPPPGASPAHMVSAPAGHRTPPRTADAKPVKPQDRANRSRNQAKAGQGGSGSVPTWGQWNESNSSAGAQQYTLVFDQLREERSAPPTPSVEQLQRPTPNRATHHDLYDHAPKGFKCCGLFRI, encoded by the exons ATGCACGAG GGAACTGCTGGGAGCATCCCAAAATTTGGCGAGTGGAAGGCCAGTGACGGTGGTTCCCCTTACACCATGTATTTTGAGAatgcaaggaagagaaggaacaACAGTGGCATCACACCTCCCCCTGGGGCATCTCCAGCTCACATGGTCTCTGCCCCAGCTGGCCATAGAACCCCTCCACGAACAGCTGATGCCAAGCCAGTGAAACCTCAGGACCGCGCCAACCGCTCACGAAACCAAGCCAAA GCTGGACAAGGTGGCTCTGGCTCAGTGCCAACGTGGGGCCAGTGGAATGAGAGCAACAGTAGTGCAGGAGCTCAGCAGTATACGCTTGTCTTCGACCAGCTAAGGGAGGAAAGGAGTGCTCCTCCAACGCCTAGCGTTGAGCAACTGCAACGTCCTACTCCAAATCGAGCCACTCATCATGATCTTTATGACCATGCACCCAAG GGATTTAAATGCTGTGGATTGTTTCGAATCTAA
- the LOC117833620 gene encoding uncharacterized protein isoform X2, whose protein sequence is MAGTAGSIPKFGEWKASDGGSPYTMYFENARKRRNNSGITPPPGASPAHMVSAPAGHRTPPRTADAKPVKPQDRANRSRNQAKAGQGGSGSVPTWGQWNESNSSAGAQQYTLVFDQLREERSAPPTPSVEQLQRPTPNRATHHDLYDHAPKGFKCCGLFRI, encoded by the exons ATGGCG GGAACTGCTGGGAGCATCCCAAAATTTGGCGAGTGGAAGGCCAGTGACGGTGGTTCCCCTTACACCATGTATTTTGAGAatgcaaggaagagaaggaacaACAGTGGCATCACACCTCCCCCTGGGGCATCTCCAGCTCACATGGTCTCTGCCCCAGCTGGCCATAGAACCCCTCCACGAACAGCTGATGCCAAGCCAGTGAAACCTCAGGACCGCGCCAACCGCTCACGAAACCAAGCCAAA GCTGGACAAGGTGGCTCTGGCTCAGTGCCAACGTGGGGCCAGTGGAATGAGAGCAACAGTAGTGCAGGAGCTCAGCAGTATACGCTTGTCTTCGACCAGCTAAGGGAGGAAAGGAGTGCTCCTCCAACGCCTAGCGTTGAGCAACTGCAACGTCCTACTCCAAATCGAGCCACTCATCATGATCTTTATGACCATGCACCCAAG GGATTTAAATGCTGTGGATTGTTTCGAATCTAA